Genomic window (bacterium):
ATACTCGACGAGGTAGATCGCGGCCACGAGCCCCAGGGGCAGGGCGAAGGCGATGGCGCCCAGGGATAAAAGGAGCGTTCCCAGGATGGCGGGCCAAATACCGCCCTCGGTCATGGCGTTCCGGGGCGCGTCCGCCAGGAACTCCCAGCTTATGACGCTCGCGCCCTTGGCGATGATGAAGCCGATGACCAGG
Coding sequences:
- a CDS encoding phosphate ABC transporter, permease protein PstA, translated to MKPRRIREIFWFSMSGLCVVIVLGMLGLVIGFIIAKGASVISWEFLADAPRNAMTEGGIWPAILGTLLLSLGAIAFALPLGLVAAIYLVEY